TAGGAAAAAGTGTGCAGCCAAACAAGTCACAATACCatttcaaaaatcagaattggatcCATCGAATCAGCTGCCGACACGAATTGGCTGtgatcgatctcaatttcagccGATTAGGGTATGTATGGTTAGcattctgtttcaaaaaattgattttgagTCAGAATCGATTTTTCTATTTCTGGATTTTTGTAGTAATTCTCTACCAACAAATACTGTAATGTAAATCTGATTCTAGAAtcgattttgttttcttcagaACACAAAATTTAATTTAGGGATACATTAGGCTGAATTTCGATTTTtggggtgagagagagagagagttgaactCACGGGAATCCTCTGCTTCAGGTAATTACCAAGCCTAGCTAAAATTGTGGAACGTTTGTGTGTCGGCTAAGACCTGTCGGACGTTATCCTCGGATAGATCAAGAGGGGGAATTGCTGTAGAAATCGATGGGGACCGAAACTCACGAGTTGGACAACTTCTCTTCAAGGACTTCAGACTtgacctctttcttctttctattcttcctcctcctgttACTGCTATCAGAGCCCTATAGCAGCCGCCGCCGCCTCTAAAACCGACGTAATTACCAGAGCAGTAGCGATTCAAGTCGAAGCCCACAGAGGTAGTGGAGGGGATGACGGTAACAGGGTATTGTAATATCAACATtgtacaatgatgatgatgatgatgatggtggatATTCAGGTTCAACGTCGCCAACGCCAtttcttccccttccttctctcaacaattcaatttgttttgttttgttttgtttttggggttAGTTATGACTCTGCCTCACTCgccttctctgtttttttttttttccgatttaTCCCTCTCCTACACCTTAGCTttatcccttctctctctctctctctctcacacgcACCACTTTCACATGATAGAGAACGCTACCTAGCCTCAGTAAGTGACCGTGACCGAGATCGTGACCGCGAGCGAGAACGAGAACGAGATTCGGAGCGACCCAACCGCAAGAGAGAAcgagaagaagagagcaaggcGCGTGAGAGGGCTCGCTCAGAGAAGCAAGTTGGACGAGAACGTGACAAGGAGCTCGAAGCCATTAAAGAACAGTACCTCGGAACCAAAAGACCTGAAAAAAAGAACTTGAGAGTTGTAGAGATCGAGTTGAGAAgatgggctagggtttaggatttgttatgttttgatggtAAATTTCATCAATGCCCCGATTCACTTAAAGTCCATGTTTTTTCATTGAAAAATTGATAGAATTAATTCTAAACTGTCAAAAGTTTGCGAGAATCTATTTTATCACCCGATCCGTttcaaaaaaaatcacaaaaatggATCAGACAACCCATACATAATCTGTTTCAATTCTACCCCTAgaatcggaaaaaaaaaatcagaatccatTCTTTGGAAGGTTACCATACACACCCTTATTGGTCCAAAACCTTACATATTTGTAAGGTTCTTCGATTCTAAGGGATTTTGAGATCGATTCAGCCCAATTCCGATCTCGTGTCCGATTCCGATTCCTATAATAAAAATGGTTCGTACGGAACCTGCCGATTCTGGAGGATTGGAATCGAAGTGGAATCCGCTTGAACCGATCCAGATACCAATTCCTGGTTTTGAATCCCTGGTCCATATACTCCATACAGAATTACAGATCGATGCCTCAATTCCTTGCAAGATCTGAGTTATCGTTAAGGTGTTAGAGGCCCTGAATCAGAGGATAAACAAATCAACAATGGAGAACAGACTCTCTACATCTCTTGGTTTTCCATCGCCAAATTCCAACTATCATCGAAGTTTCTCTGATTTCGACAGCCTTTTCAATCACTTCTCCGGCCTCTTATCCCTTCCCAATCTCCAGACCATAAGCCCTAACAAATCCTCCAAGAATAAATCCATGAACAACAACAGAAACAAGACCAATGGTGTCTGCTTCTCTTCAACTTCCCTGTCCGTGGAGAACCACCTCATATCTTCATCCGTTCCAATCCAAGACCCAAAACCCGCATCTCATAAATGGCTGAAACTGCAATCCGCATCAAAGGGAAGCTCAAAAGTGCAGACACTGATCAAAAACCTGTCGGTCTTCGAAAGGGCTCTCATTGGGGCGGGCGCAGGAGGGATAGCTGGTGCTTTCACTTACGTCTGTCTTCTCCCTCTTGACACCATCAAAACGAAGCTCCAGACAAAAGGGGCGGCCCAGATGTACAAAGGTACTTTCGATGCCATTGCCAAAACCTTCCAAACAAAAGGAATTATGGGTTTCTACAGCGGCGTATCTGCCGTTATTATCGGCTCTACTTTTTCATCTGCTGTGTACTTTGGGACTTGCGAGTTTGGTAAGTCGATCCTATCAAAATCGTCGCAATACCCTGCTGTGCTCATCCCTCCTACAGCTGGTGCTATGGGAAACATTGTCTCCTCTGCCATAATGGTGCCCAAGGAGCTTATTACTCAGAGAATGCAAGCGGGGGCAGTTGGGAGGTCTTGGGAGGTCCTTTTCAGGATTCTAGAGAAAGATGGGGTTTTGGGTCTTTATGCTGGTTATTCTGCCACTTTGCTCAGGAATTTACCTGCTGGGATTTTGAGTTATTCTTCTTTTGAGTACTTGAAAGCTGCTGTTTTGAGCAGAACGAAGAAGGGTCACTTGGAACCTTTTCATAGCGTTTGTTGTGGCGCTTTGGCTGGGGCAATTTCAGCTTCTTTCACTACGCCTCTGGATGTGGTGAAGACGAGGTTGATGACTCAGGTTCAGGTGGAGGCCAAGAATAAGGTTGCTCTTGGTATGCACAGTGGGGTTTCAGCAACAGTAAAGCAGATTTTGAAGGAAGAAGGATGGGTAGGACTGACCCGTGGAATGGGTCCCCGGGTTCTTCACAGTGCGTGTTTTGCAGCTTTGGGTTACTTTGCTTTTGAGACTGCTAGACTTACGCTGTTGCATCAGTATCTCCAAAGGAACGAGATGGACCTAGAGGTCCTAGAGTCGCCCTGATTGATTctaataatgataataaatatATGTAAAGATGAGAGACCCAGCTGTTGCAGGCGGTAATTTATCATTTAATTCAATGTGATGCTCTCTTTTGCTGAGATCCATTTTGAAGTTGAGTGACTTTCTCCCCTCTTGCTATGTGTTTTTGGGTATTTGGAGGCTTTATTATGGTTGTATACATTGTAATAAGTTACCTTTCCTGTATATTCATAATCTCTCATTCGTTatggttttattatttttctctgcAAACAGATAATCATCTTTATTAATATTTTCTACGGAATTCTCATATTGGATTCAAAGTGCAATTCTTTTGCTGTTATGTTTTATTTAACTATATGGTTCTATAAAAAACTAATCTACTTTGAAAATGGAAAACTATATACTTTAGCAATGCCTCTTCAAGGAGTCAAAATGCTCCCACAATTTTGGACCTTGTTCTGGATGGCAGTGAAAATGCCTTCATGTATATAAATCCCCTTGTAGAAATTTCCAATAAGTTAGCTGATACCTCCATATGAGCATCATTATGATTATGTAAATAAAACTTTAACAAACCAAAACTGGAAACTCTTTGCCAACTTCAGCAAACCAACACTAGAAACTCTGTGCCAACTTCAACAAAACGACACTAGAAACTCTTTCCCTTAATGAAGAATTTTCCAGTCCAAGTGAGCTGTTGGCATGATCTCAACCTGTAAAAGTGAAAATACAAATGAATTGGCTGCATTGATAATGTTAAATTATGTAAGTCTGTGGGTCATTTTGGCAGGTAAAAGAACCACTTCAAAATTTTTGATTAATTTTCTGTTGAGATGAAGATTCAGCAAGGAGTTTGGGTTTATAGTTCATGACTTCATGTAGGATTATGGTTTTTACAAGTATTTTCCTGTTTACATAGATTTCCACTGATCAAATCagaacttttttcttttggggacTCCTAAAAAATGCGTTTTGACCTTGTCGTGCTCTCAATCTTTGGTGGAAATGCTTTGATGAATTTTGTTGCTAATTGACGACTTGTTAAATTGAGAATGAGGGATTACAATTgaggaaaaaaatcaaaagcataTAAAAGATACAGACTGAAAAGGTAGTGGAGAACAAAATAAACTGGATTTACATGTACATAATTTTGTTCATTGAAGTCGAAGCATTCCTCGGAATTTAGTTATAATGGTTGGCCTCCTCATCCCCCGTTCTGATAATTAGTCTTTTCATCCTCCACGAGGGGATTTTGTAGTCCCTTTGTATTGCTATAATTGTACCAGATGCCTCCAAAGAGATGAAATTTTGACCTTGTTGCCTGGTATGTTGCTAGGCAGCTTCTTGGTAATTTCATAATCCCAAATTCTTGTGTCAAGTTCCTAGATCTGATTAATTCTTCCCATCTCAATGATTATGAGCTCCTGATTTCTATCTTTGCTGGTTTTAATTTTCTCTTAATGTCCTGTTGGCGATTGCACGCTTATTAGCTGGCTGCTATATCCATTGGCCAGAGTTTTTCATGTATAAATTTCAGTTTCCTTCATGACTTGGTTCCTGGAATTGCCTGTTAAAGATCAACCGATTGAGCATCTTACTAACCATTCCAGGACTCCACTTTTGCATCCATGAAGCAAGTGTACACTTAGGAATCATATCTTGATCCAGAATCCAGGTAAGGCACATAGGCTGTCTTTTCGGATTCTGATTGGTACTGGATCATTTTAAGTGGGACACTGTAGTTTCCTTTTAAGTTCTAGATGTAAGAAATGGATTTTATGAACCATGGGTATGGATTAGGAAAGATTTGCTTTTGGGACAAAACTAAAAACATGTGAATTCACTTGGATGTATTCCTCAGAAGAAGAAATAGGCAGTTTGCTTTAACTAGAACTCAGGTTCTGGTAAGCTCCTGGCCAGGTAGTATGGAGATGGATGCATGGTATGTGTAGGACACTGGTGAAAGCTTTAACTACAAACCCCACTTCTATTTTGAGTATTAGTTGCTAAAAATGAAGCTCCAATATCACATGTTCATTGATGAGTAGCAGCTAAGTTGGCAGTCTTGTGAGAGTTGCTTGATTCAGCAGCAACAGCCAGCACCTTGTTGCATATTGAATGGGAAATACCAGTGATGATGGTCATGGCGGTGATGGTGGTTTTACGACTTTATTCAGATATTCATCATTCAAGAGTCCTGTTGGCTGATCAAAACCGCATTAAGGTATTTGTAAATGCATATTAGGATTTTCAAGTAATGAATCAATTACTGTTCCATTTGAGCTAAATCCGTTTTTGAATTCCAGATGTACTTTTAACTAGCTAAAGTGGCAGTTTTCTACACAACCTGCATAGCTTGCTTGCTATTTAGGGCCTCCCTTATGGTTCCTTGCCACCAGTACCAGATCTGCTGGGTTAGTATTAGTAGACCTTTCTCATCTCTTAACCTGAACTTGCCCCAATCAGAATCCGTGTCCTGTGTATAATTATGAATTGCTTGAGCTAAGGTATGCCGAACTGATTTCATGTTTGATAGATGGACAGGTTCAGGAGTTGGATATGGCCCAAGATGGACCCACCTGAACCCTACCAATACCCACCCTTCCACAAATTGAACAGATTACTTGATGCTTAACTACCTTGTGAAAGAAAAGCCTGCCTGGAGTAACTACACTACTAGTTCATTTCTGAGGAATTGTATTCACTGTAGTGGTTTGGTGCTGTGTAAACTCGAGCAATATTCATTTGAGTCTCACCGAGGACTAAGTATCCTTTTATGCTATTGAGTTACCACTCAGAAATAACATCAGCTGGAATGTATTGCTTTAGATTGGTTTAACTTCTGGTGGTGTTGTATTCAGATATGTTGTTGGGGGAGAGAGGATTGAGGATTTTTTTCATGTCGGATTGACGCATTCTAATTTTTTGGGAAGCGCAGAGCACAAAGAATTTATGACAGGGATGAGGATTAATGCGCCGCACAAGAATGTATTGGATGGGAAGGTTTTAACCAATTGAGACAAATGATATTTTCCACATAATTATCTAATCATTCTATTAGCTGATTGTAAataatttctacccaaaaaaaaaataaaaaaattgattgtAAATAATCTATTAAAGAATTGGGACAagagaaacaaagaaacaaatccTAATATTTGATGGACCATATGAACATGAACCATtcaatttgacatgtggtcatCTAGAGAATTTCTTATCATACACCACATAAATAGCCACGTCCCACACCTCCCCCCATGGAAAAATACTCTCCAGCATGCccgtgcacatccgacggctgGAGCTGTCCTTGGGGTGCATGCTGGACAGCTCCAGCCGTCGATGCGCGCTGCACTCACTGGCTTGGGAGAGGATCCATTCTGGCCTCTCCCCTTGACCCTGCCAcccctattcttttttttttcaatgtcaCAATCTCTAATGCCCTACCCACTAATCACTGTACCAAATGGACTAGCGGAGCTGAAGTAGACAGTCTGGATTTTGGACCCAATACTTGTGGGTCAGTTGGCCCAAGTTTGGTAGCACGGGTCGATCCTGGCCCATGCTTGTCCTGAACTTCAATTACATCCAAAGAAGGGTCAAAGCGCTATAAGGTGGTCATGTGTTGGATCCAGACCAGATATGCGCCCGATACTTGGATCACTAGATTAATTtgacaactctctctctctctctcacgcacACTCTGCATCTTCTTCcatagtagtttctatttttcgtATTTTCTCCTAAATCACCTCTATCTTTAGGTTCGCCAAAGTTGAATCTCTTCGCTGAAAGAGGTGTACATCGACGAGCAAGAAATCTTATTCGTTCATGCTGGAGTTTCAGTAGTTTCTTCAAGAATGTCTCGACAACCTCTTTTTTCAACAATCAAATTTTCTCTACCGAGTCGGAGTAGCAGACATTGAAAAGATCACCATTTATGTCGGTCTTTATGTCTAATGAAAtgggtttttcttcttcccGGCTGTTGTCGGCTCTGTTATTTTCTGTGTTCATCATTTCAATCTCTCTTTTGTTGTCTTTTTCTCTACCAAACAACGTTACCCTCCTTGGCGATGCTTCTTTCAAGAATGGCTCCATTAGCCTCACTCAAGAATTCGCCTGcccctattcttcttcttcttcttcctcttcttgtggGAGGGGAAGAGCTCTCTGCCCTTACCCAATTCGATTTCTTGATCCTGTAACTAACACTACTGCGTCCTTCTTGTGTCGCTTCTCCTTCTTTGTCatcccctctccttcttcttcttctgtcttcgGAGATGGCCTTACTTTTCTGATCATGTCCAACGACGATGTCCCCTGCAACTCCGCC
The sequence above is a segment of the Telopea speciosissima isolate NSW1024214 ecotype Mountain lineage chromosome 7, Tspe_v1, whole genome shotgun sequence genome. Coding sequences within it:
- the LOC122668052 gene encoding protein MITOFERRINLIKE 1, chloroplastic; protein product: MENRLSTSLGFPSPNSNYHRSFSDFDSLFNHFSGLLSLPNLQTISPNKSSKNKSMNNNRNKTNGVCFSSTSLSVENHLISSSVPIQDPKPASHKWLKLQSASKGSSKVQTLIKNLSVFERALIGAGAGGIAGAFTYVCLLPLDTIKTKLQTKGAAQMYKGTFDAIAKTFQTKGIMGFYSGVSAVIIGSTFSSAVYFGTCEFGKSILSKSSQYPAVLIPPTAGAMGNIVSSAIMVPKELITQRMQAGAVGRSWEVLFRILEKDGVLGLYAGYSATLLRNLPAGILSYSSFEYLKAAVLSRTKKGHLEPFHSVCCGALAGAISASFTTPLDVVKTRLMTQVQVEAKNKVALGMHSGVSATVKQILKEEGWVGLTRGMGPRVLHSACFAALGYFAFETARLTLLHQYLQRNEMDLEVLESP